Part of the Actinomycetota bacterium genome is shown below.
GATATCTACCGCCGAAAACGACCCATGGATGGAAATAATCAGAGACGACTTTTCGAAATGTGTATCCTCAATTTTTGGAGATTTAGAACCTCATTTGAGACCTCTGATTAATGATTTGCATCAAAATCCGGAAGATATTAACATTGTTATTCAAAAGTGGGGGTTAGAAAAGGGACGTGTGTTTAAAAAATATGTTGAGGAAAAAAGTCAAGTAATTAATATGCCTTCTGCCCAAGAAGAAAAAGAACCTGAAACCTTTGAAGAATATGTTGAAGAAGAACCAATAACCCATGCTATTGATGTCATAACTGGACCAATGCAAACACCACAACCCAAGAGCAAGGACGAGGAAGTTTTTCCGTTAGAAACAATCACCGGTTTTACTATAAAAAACTTTAAAACAGGCGAAAAAATTACTGTACCTCTCGAAAGAAGGAAGAAGAGGAAAGGTAAATTGCCAAAAGAGAGGGAGATATCTAAAACTTTTACTCCTTTCTCATCTCAAATGACAGAGGATATAGCTGTAGAAATCGTAAAAATCTTTGAACAATCTCAAAATCGAGGAAACATAAAAGATGTAAGAGATGATGAAGAAGAGGGGTGTGATTTAATTTCATCTGGGAAGGGAGGAGAACGTTTGATAGAAATAAAAGCGTCCAAAGAAAAAAGATCACAAATTAAACTTCAACCATCTCAATATAAAAGAGCCAAAGAAGATAAGGAGAAGTATTACATTTATAAAGTAGAAAACATAGAGAAAGGAAAAGTACCCCATATCGAAATAGTTCAGAATCCGATAGATAACTCAAAAATTAGAATCGTTCATTTAGGAGAATTTAAGATTGAGGGGTGGGAAAACTCAGATAAAATTTTAATTGATGTAAAGATTGAGAAATAATAACGAAAATTAAACGCTCGCGCCGAAAGAAATATTTGCATCCCTCACATATAACCGATATGATTGAAAAGACCACATAGTCGACACAAATTACAGAGAGGCGGGCAACATCATATTGGAATAAACAGGGACACATCTCGTTTTCTTAGATAATTAATATTTTTCTTTTAAATTAGATAAATAGGGAAGGTGTGCCAGGTCAATATTTCTGTAACTTTTTGCGGAAAACCTATAGGATCTGAGGAGTTTCTTAACCGGATGGTTGAGGCTTTAGGTATTATTATAGATAGACGCCCTAAAGGAAGACCTCGTAAAAGAGAAAATTAAACCTTAGAAAAAATAGGGGTGTCCCTATTTTAATTAATTAAAAAAATCGAGAGGAAAGAGGAAAAGTGATATTGCAAGACCCCACAAACCACAAAGAAACACTAATTTTTGTTTAGGGAACCAAGAAAATCACAAGCCCTTTGGCTTTTACTGAAAGGTTTTTTAATATTTTTTTATAAAAAAGAAGGATTTTTGAGAAAAATGCAGTATATAGCTAATAACAAGAAATTACACAACTCTTTTTTATGTTCTGAAAATGATAGGTTTCAATCAGCAATGATAGTAGTAGAACTTAAAAATAATTTATCAGTGAGAGAGTTAGGGGGCAAAGGATACTCTTTGGGTGTTCTTATTAAAAATAACTTTGATGTCCCCAAAGGTTTTGTCATCATATCTGAGGCTTTTTTTAAGTTTTTAAAGTATAATGGTCTAACAGAAAAGATAGAAAAATTGGCATCCAAGATTGATAAAGAGAATTACAAGGAAGAAAGCTTAAAGATTAAAGATTTAATTTTGGAAGGAAAAATACCCGAAGATATAGTTTTAGAGATAAAGGAATCCCTAAATAATCTAAACGCTCAACATGTCTCCATAAGATCATCTGCTGTAAGTGAAGATAGTTTGAAAGCCTCGTTTGCTGGTATGCATGATACATTTTTAAATATAAAGTCAGAACCCAATATTGTCTTAAATTATATAAAGAAATGTTGGGCATCTCTTTTTAATGAAAGAGCGGTGGCCTATCGAATAAGAATGGGATTTACTCATTTAGAAGGTATGGCTGTGGTTATCCAAGAAATGATACCCGCAGAGATCTCTGGAACTACATTTACCGCACATCCTGATACTCGAGATATGAGTATCATGGTGATAG
Proteins encoded:
- a CDS encoding PEP/pyruvate-binding domain-containing protein, whose translation is MRKMQYIANNKKLHNSFLCSENDRFQSAMIVVELKNNLSVRELGGKGYSLGVLIKNNFDVPKGFVIISEAFFKFLKYNGLTEKIEKLASKIDKENYKEESLKIKDLILEGKIPEDIVLEIKESLNNLNAQHVSIRSSAVSEDSLKASFAGMHDTFLNIKSEPNIVLNYIKKCWASLFNERAVAYRIRMGFTHLEGMAVVIQEMIPAEISGTTFTAHPDTRDMSIMVI